A window from Dromaius novaehollandiae isolate bDroNov1 chromosome 1, bDroNov1.hap1, whole genome shotgun sequence encodes these proteins:
- the DUSP6 gene encoding dual specificity protein phosphatase 6, whose protein sequence is MLDTFRPVPFASEMAISKSVAWLNEQLEMGNDRLLLMDCRPQELYESSHIESAINVAIPGIMLRRLQKGNLPLRSLVASSEEDRERFARRCGTDTVVLYDEHSRDWNENTGGESVLGLLLKRLKDEGCKAFYLEGGFSKFQAEFALHCETNLDSSCSSSSPPLPVLGLGGLRISSDSSSDIESDIDRDPNSATDSDGSPLSNNQPSFPVEILPYLYLGCAKDSTNLDVLEEFGIKYILNVTPNLPNLFENAGEFKYKQIPISDHWSQNLSQFFPEAISFIDEARGKNCGVLVHCLAGISRSVTVTVAYLMQKLNLSMNDAYDIVKMKKSNISPNFNFMGQLLDFERTLGLSSPCDNRVPTQQLYFTTPSNQNVFQVDSLQST, encoded by the exons ATGCTAGATACGTTCAGACCCGTCCCTTTCGCGTCGGAAATGGCGATTAGTAAATCCGTGGCGTGGCTGAACGAGCAGCTGGAGATGGGCAACGACAGGCTGCTGCTGATGGACTGCCGGCCGCAGGAGTTGTACGAGTCGTCTCACATCGAGTCGGCCATCAACGTGGCCATCCCCGGCATCATGCTGCGGCGGCTGCAGAAGGGCAACCTGCCGCTGCGCTCCCTGGTCGCCAGCAGCGAGGAGGACCGAGAGCGCTTCGCCCGCCGGTGCGGCACCGACACGGTGGTGCTCTATGACGAGCACAGCCGCGACTGGAACGAGAACACGGGCGGCGAGtccgtgctggggctgctgctcaaGCGCCTCAAAGACGAGGGCTGCAAGGCGTTTTATCTGGAAG gtGGTTTCAGCAAGTTCCAGGCCGAGTTCGCCCTGCACTGTGAAACTAACCTAGACAGCTCGTGTAGCAGCAGCTCCCCTCCTCTGCCGGTCCTGGGCTTGGGAGGCCTCCGGATCAGCTCCGATTCCTCCTCAGACATCGAGTCTGACATTGACAGAGACCCCAATAGTGCCACCGACTCCGATGGCAGCCCTCTCTCCAACAACCAGCCTTCCTTCCCGGTGGAGATTTTACCCTACCTCTACTTAGGCTGTGCCAAGGACTCCACTAACCTGGACGTTTTAGAAGAGTTTGGCATTAAATACATCTTGAATGTTACCCCCAACCTGCCTAATCTCTTTGAAAATGCCGGCGAGTTTAAGTACAAGCAGATCCCGATCTCTGACCACTGGAGCCAAAACCTGTCTCAGTTCTTCCCCGAGGCCATCTCCTTCATAG ACGAAGCTCGGGGGAAGAACTGTGGGGTCCTGGTGCATTGCTTAGCAGGGATCAGCCGCTCGGTCACGGTGACCGTGGCCTACCTCATGCAGAAGCTCAACCTGTCCATGAACGATGCTTACGATATTGTCAAGATGAAGAAATCCAACATTTCACCCAACTTCAACTTCATGGGCCAGCTGCTGGACTTCGAGCGAACTctggggctgagcagcccctgcgaCAACCGGGTGCCGACCCAGCAGCTCTACTTCACCACCCCTTCCAACCAGAACGTCTTCCAGGTGGACTCCCTGCAGTCCACGTGA